The Micropterus dolomieu isolate WLL.071019.BEF.003 ecotype Adirondacks linkage group LG20, ASM2129224v1, whole genome shotgun sequence genome has a segment encoding these proteins:
- the gpa33a gene encoding glycoprotein A33 (transmembrane), paralog a: MEGRISISILLCLVLSGVGAIVVDIPKDEYEYARGDNITLPCIFKTTVVPKSVTITWKSQGAEFHAKSDTVITYFSLDGEIEVGTKYQGRASLDVDVSKGKADLKLSSITLADNKTFECTVLIPRDAQGTTSDSASLVVLVAPSTPTCTIQGKAEYGQDITLKCLSAEGSPPPTYKWVSRDTNNMPRALDPRTTDQGGILSLYNISKDASGYYICTSSNKIRSATCNITLTVMPPSMNIGSTAGIIGAVAAVLIVLVIIIYCCCCRKKNKEEEYAMGVHEDEFHDKEQTTNGERRHIDGQEEILSNDAPNVKSAADRSDRYEERNERDYDDRSDRYEERNERDYDDRRSDYDDRRSDYDDRRSDYKDRRSDYDDRRSDYKDRRSDYDDRRSDYSDRRDKNSDRYDDKRRYDDRRDHRLDDDRYDDRDRPPVPALKPPRKDYKD; this comes from the exons ATGGAGGGAAGGATTTCTATCTCGATTCTGCTGTGTCTGG TGTTGTCAGGTGTTGGTGCTATCGTAGTGGACATCCCAAAGGACGAATACGAGTATGCCAGGGGTGACAACATCACACTGCCCTGCATCTTTAAAACTACAGTCGTCCCCAAATCAGTCACCATCACATGGAAATCTCAGGGTGCAGAATTCCACGCTAAATCG GACACAGTCATCACTTATTTTTCTCTCGATGGCGAAATTGAGGTTGGTACGAAGTATCAAGGTCGGGCGTCCCTGGATGTTGACGTTTCCAAGGGAAAGGCCGACCTGAAGCTGTCCTCCATCACACTAGCGGACAACAAGACGTTTGAGTGTACAGTCCTGATACCGCGTGACGCTCAGGGCACTACGTCCGACTCTGCAAGTTTGGTGGTTCTAG TGGCACCATCTACGCCCACCTGTACGATCCAAGGTAAGGCAGAGTACGGCCAGGACATCACCCTTAAGTGTTTGTCTGCGGAAGGCTCCCCGCCTCCCACTTATAAGTGGGTCAGTCGAGATACCAACAACATGCCTCGTGCTCTAGATCCGCGAACCACTGACC AGGGAGGCATCCTGTCTCTATACAATATCTCCAAAGATGCATCAGGATACTACATCTGCACCTCAAGCAACAAGATCCGCTCTGCTACCTGTAACATCACCCTCACAGTCATGCCAC CTTCCATGAACATTGGCTCCACTGCAGGAATTATTGGTGCAGTTGCCGCTGTTTTAATTGTACTCGTCATCATCATctattgctgctgctgccggaagaaaaacaaggaggaggaaTACGCCATGGG AGTTCATGAGGATGAGTTCCACGACAAAGAGCAGACTACAAATGGTGAGCGTCGACACATTGATGGGCAAGAGGAAATACTTAGTAATGATGCCCCCAATGTGAAGAGCGCCGCTGATCGCAGTGACCGGTATGAGGAACGGAATGAGCGCGACTACGACGATCGCAGTGACCGGTATGAGGAAAGGAATGAGCGCGACTACGACGACCGCCGCAGCGACTACGACGACCGCCGCAGCGACTACGACGACCGCCGCAGCGACTACAAGGACCGCCGCAGCGACTACGACGATCGCCGCAGCGACTACAAGGACCGCCGCAGCGACTACGACGATCGCCGCAGCGACTACTCTGACCGGCGTGACAAGAATAGTgatcgctatgacgacaagcgcCGCTATGATGACCGCAGAGACCATCGTCTTGATGATGACCGCTACGATGATCGTGACAGGCCACCTGTGCCAGCCCTTAAACCACCAAGGAAGGACTACAAGGATTAA